Proteins encoded by one window of Pseudonocardia alni:
- a CDS encoding HNH endonuclease signature motif containing protein: MVYVDDVWQAGDEELLAAVAAVQERINRESASLVALVAEIATRGLAEDTGFRDTADLLRTVQNVALSTARARVDAARRLSPLFLITGEQVDPELPELAAAFAAGAVGPEHVRVILRVLAMLPPHLREHRPVLEADLVHHARTLDPDAVEKLGRRAIALLDPDGPRPREPKPSRNRFVLRPQGTGYEARGWFDTESAAMLRTALSPLTAPVPADGPTGARDERSTAERSGDGLVELARRMLATGDLGVENGQPVTLTVTVPLDTLTTGTGSGLLGFGAGGLSAAVAAGDALRLACDARIVPVVLGTAGEPLFVGREARLATRGQRRALAQRDGGCAHPGCEAPPQWCVAHHIRHWADGGATDLDNLVLLCGHHHRLVHHGDWSITMDGGFPVFHPPPWVPGGPRCNPLHRPDLIGCGRGDPPVPLDAVVDASAGRVLVP, encoded by the coding sequence GTGGTGTACGTGGACGACGTCTGGCAGGCCGGTGACGAGGAGCTCCTCGCCGCGGTCGCGGCCGTCCAGGAACGGATCAACCGCGAGTCGGCGTCGCTGGTGGCGCTGGTCGCGGAGATCGCGACCCGTGGGCTGGCCGAGGACACGGGGTTCCGCGACACCGCGGACCTGCTGCGCACCGTGCAGAACGTGGCGCTGTCCACCGCCCGCGCCCGGGTCGATGCCGCTCGGAGGCTGTCCCCGCTGTTCCTCATCACCGGCGAGCAGGTGGACCCGGAGCTGCCCGAGCTGGCGGCGGCGTTCGCCGCGGGCGCGGTCGGCCCCGAGCACGTGCGGGTGATCCTGCGCGTGCTGGCGATGCTGCCGCCGCACCTGCGCGAGCACCGTCCGGTGCTGGAGGCCGACCTGGTCCACCACGCCCGCACGCTGGATCCCGACGCCGTCGAGAAGCTCGGCCGGCGGGCGATCGCCCTGCTGGACCCCGACGGGCCGCGCCCGCGGGAGCCGAAGCCGTCGCGCAACCGGTTCGTACTGCGCCCGCAGGGCACCGGGTACGAGGCGCGGGGCTGGTTCGACACCGAGTCCGCGGCGATGCTGCGCACCGCACTGTCCCCGCTGACCGCGCCCGTCCCGGCGGACGGACCCACCGGGGCGCGGGACGAACGATCCACCGCCGAGCGCTCCGGCGACGGGCTGGTGGAGCTCGCGCGGCGGATGCTCGCGACGGGAGACCTGGGCGTGGAGAACGGGCAGCCCGTCACGCTGACCGTCACCGTCCCGCTCGACACCCTCACCACCGGCACCGGGTCCGGGCTGCTCGGCTTCGGGGCCGGTGGGCTGTCCGCCGCCGTCGCCGCCGGGGACGCGCTGCGCCTGGCCTGTGACGCGCGGATCGTCCCGGTCGTGCTCGGCACGGCCGGGGAGCCGCTGTTCGTCGGACGGGAGGCCCGGCTCGCGACCCGCGGGCAGCGCCGCGCCCTCGCCCAGCGCGACGGCGGGTGCGCCCACCCCGGGTGCGAGGCGCCGCCACAGTGGTGCGTCGCCCACCACATCCGGCACTGGGCCGACGGCGGCGCCACCGACCTGGACAATCTGGTCCTGCTCTGCGGGCACCACCACCGGTTGGTCCACCACGGGGACTGGAGCATCACGATGGACGGCGGGTTCCCGGTCTTCCACCCACCGCCCTGGGTGCCGGGCGGGCCGCGATGCAACCCGCTGCACCGGCCCGACCTGATCGGCTGCGGACGGGGCGACCCACCCGTGCCGCTGGACGCGGTCGTCGACGCGTCCGCGGGCCGGGTGCTGGTCCCGTGA
- a CDS encoding cupin domain-containing protein — protein sequence MRTELSEPTAGAGSPPAGTPAPAGARAASGNCALARLVGSDTDTFGARHWGTTALLRTGADTGAFRDLLDLDGVDELLSRRGLRTPFLRLARNGSVVGSGDFTGPGGVGAEIGDQVRDDKVAALFGDGSTVVLQALHRVWPGVIDFCTALAEDLGHPVQANAYITPPQSQGFSAHYDVHDVFVLQLAGQKHWRVHAPVHTDPLRSQPWSDHGDAVAARARDDEPVIDRVLEPGDVLYLPRGWLHSATALGDVSAHLTVGVHVVTRYALVESLLALVASDERLRASLPLGVDLADPEQLAPHLDAVRAALTGALAAAPAEDVSRRVRGRVWSGGRPEPVRPVAAAAFARDLAPGDTVRRRLGVHHRLVPGDDRVVLELAEKTLTLPAVVAPALAALLGGGTHTVGDLPGLDADDQVVLVRRLLREGVLVPATA from the coding sequence GTGCGAACTGAGCTGAGCGAGCCGACGGCCGGTGCCGGATCGCCCCCCGCGGGCACCCCGGCGCCGGCCGGCGCGCGTGCGGCGTCCGGGAACTGCGCCCTCGCGCGGCTGGTCGGCTCGGACACCGACACGTTCGGCGCCCGGCACTGGGGCACCACCGCGCTGCTGCGCACCGGCGCGGACACCGGCGCGTTCCGCGACCTGCTCGACCTCGACGGCGTCGACGAGCTGCTGTCCCGCCGCGGGCTGCGCACCCCGTTCCTGCGGCTGGCCCGCAACGGGTCCGTCGTCGGCTCGGGTGACTTCACCGGCCCGGGCGGGGTGGGCGCCGAGATCGGCGACCAGGTCCGCGACGACAAGGTCGCCGCGTTGTTCGGCGACGGCAGCACCGTCGTCCTGCAGGCGCTGCACCGCGTCTGGCCCGGCGTCATCGACTTCTGCACCGCGCTCGCCGAGGACCTCGGCCACCCGGTGCAGGCGAACGCCTACATCACCCCGCCCCAGTCCCAGGGCTTCTCCGCCCACTACGACGTGCACGACGTGTTCGTGCTGCAGCTGGCCGGGCAGAAGCACTGGCGCGTCCACGCACCGGTCCACACCGACCCGCTGCGCAGCCAGCCCTGGAGCGACCACGGCGACGCCGTCGCCGCCCGCGCCCGCGACGACGAGCCCGTGATCGACCGGGTCCTCGAACCCGGTGACGTGCTCTACCTCCCCCGCGGCTGGCTGCACTCCGCCACCGCGCTCGGCGACGTCTCGGCGCACCTGACCGTCGGCGTCCACGTGGTGACCCGGTACGCGCTGGTCGAGTCGCTGCTGGCGCTGGTCGCCTCCGACGAGCGGCTGCGCGCGAGCCTGCCGCTGGGGGTCGACCTGGCCGACCCGGAACAGCTCGCCCCGCACCTGGACGCGGTGCGCGCCGCGCTGACCGGTGCCCTCGCCGCCGCCCCCGCCGAGGACGTGTCGCGCCGGGTCCGGGGCCGGGTGTGGTCCGGCGGGCGCCCGGAGCCGGTCCGGCCGGTCGCCGCCGCCGCGTTCGCCCGCGATCTCGCGCCCGGGGACACCGTGCGCCGGCGCCTCGGGGTGCACCACCGCCTCGTCCCGGGCGATGATCGGGTCGTGCTGGAACTGGCGGAGAAGACGCTGACCCTGCCCGCCGTCGTCGCACCCGCGCTGGCGGCCCTGCTCGGCGGCGGCACCCACACCGTCGGGGACCTGCCCGGGCTGGACGCCGACGACCAGGTCGTCCTCGTCCGGCGGCTGCTGCGCGAGGGCGTGCTCGTCCCGGCCACGGCGTGA
- a CDS encoding sucrase ferredoxin: protein MTAAREYQHCAELAETAGDPAEGTAPPARHWFLVEHPGPWPRQALAGLDPAAASALGAWAGEEGARVVLVRRPGRRDRDAVAPGRRWFRVDARPGHEDVRTGIWSSPAELAAAVHADGDPHPDPLVLVCAHGRHDACCAVRGRPLAAALVADDPEGTWECSHIGGCRFAPALVLLPHGLTYGGVTPADGPAVVREYGRGLVVPGLLRGRSALPPAVQAAQHHARAVTGATGVDDLGVADVDSDGRPPGHTSWRVTFHHPDRVVEVRERFVEVDRPLTCAARPAGRIRVFDLVDTRT from the coding sequence GTGACCGCGGCCCGGGAGTACCAGCACTGCGCGGAGCTCGCCGAGACGGCCGGTGACCCGGCGGAGGGCACCGCGCCGCCCGCGCGGCACTGGTTCCTCGTCGAGCACCCCGGGCCGTGGCCGCGTCAGGCCCTGGCCGGGCTCGATCCCGCCGCCGCGTCGGCACTCGGGGCCTGGGCCGGGGAGGAGGGCGCGCGGGTCGTGCTCGTGCGCCGGCCCGGGCGCCGGGACCGCGACGCCGTCGCACCGGGGCGGCGCTGGTTCCGCGTCGACGCCCGGCCCGGGCACGAGGACGTCCGCACCGGCATCTGGTCCTCCCCCGCCGAGCTGGCCGCCGCCGTCCACGCCGACGGCGACCCGCACCCCGACCCGCTGGTGCTGGTCTGCGCGCACGGCCGGCACGACGCCTGCTGCGCCGTCCGCGGTCGGCCGCTCGCCGCCGCGCTCGTCGCCGACGACCCCGAGGGCACCTGGGAGTGCAGCCACATCGGCGGCTGCCGGTTCGCCCCCGCCCTGGTGCTGCTCCCCCACGGCCTGACCTACGGCGGCGTGACCCCGGCCGACGGGCCCGCCGTCGTGCGGGAGTACGGCCGCGGGCTCGTCGTCCCCGGTCTGCTGCGGGGGCGCTCCGCGCTGCCGCCCGCCGTGCAGGCCGCCCAGCACCACGCGCGTGCCGTCACCGGCGCGACCGGGGTGGACGACCTGGGCGTCGCGGACGTCGACTCCGACGGCCGGCCCCCCGGGCACACGTCCTGGCGGGTCACGTTCCACCACCCGGACCGCGTGGTCGAGGTGCGGGAACGGTTCGTGGAGGTGGACCGGCCGCTGACGTGTGCGGCCCGCCCGGCGGGCCGGATCCGGGTCTTCGACCTCGTCGACACCCGCACCTGA
- a CDS encoding glucose-1-phosphate cytidylyltransferase — MDPQTPVVILCGGKGTRIREASESLPKAMVEIGDRPIVWHIMKTYREHGFRRFVLCLGYKSWAIKEYFLDYRARSADFTLSMSDRHRIDFHNGVDEDWEITFAETGLEAATGSRIRKIAQYVDTENFFLTYGDGVGTVDITALAKEHEQSGKIGTVTGVHPTSKFGEMNVEGERVVEFNEKPTQVTGFVSGGYFAFRREFLDSYLGEPDDDGVWLEHEPLQRLARDGQLNVHRHEDFWSAMDTFKDFEYLNSLWARDQAPWKIWA, encoded by the coding sequence ATGGACCCTCAGACCCCCGTCGTCATCCTCTGCGGAGGCAAGGGCACCCGCATCCGCGAGGCATCGGAGAGCCTGCCCAAGGCGATGGTCGAGATCGGTGACCGGCCGATCGTCTGGCACATCATGAAGACCTACCGGGAGCACGGCTTCCGACGCTTCGTCCTGTGCCTGGGGTACAAGAGCTGGGCGATCAAGGAGTACTTCCTCGACTACCGGGCCCGCTCCGCGGACTTCACCCTGTCCATGTCCGACCGGCACCGGATCGACTTCCACAACGGCGTCGACGAGGACTGGGAGATCACCTTCGCCGAGACCGGCCTGGAGGCCGCCACCGGCTCGCGCATCCGGAAGATCGCCCAGTACGTCGACACCGAGAACTTCTTCCTCACCTATGGCGACGGCGTCGGCACCGTCGACATCACCGCCCTGGCCAAGGAGCACGAGCAGTCCGGGAAGATCGGCACCGTCACCGGGGTGCACCCGACGTCGAAGTTCGGCGAGATGAACGTCGAGGGCGAGCGGGTCGTGGAGTTCAACGAGAAGCCCACCCAGGTGACCGGCTTCGTCTCCGGCGGGTACTTCGCCTTCCGCCGCGAGTTCCTCGACTCCTACCTCGGCGAGCCCGACGACGACGGCGTGTGGCTCGAGCACGAGCCGCTGCAGCGCCTGGCCCGCGACGGGCAGCTCAACGTGCACCGCCACGAGGACTTCTGGTCGGCGATGGACACCTTCAAGGACTTCGAGTACCTCAACAGCCTGTGGGCGCGCGACCAGGCGCCCTGGAAGATCTGGGCCTGA
- a CDS encoding helix-turn-helix domain-containing protein — MTLTELARRVGVTHANLSVLKNGRARAIRFSTLSAICEALGCQPGDLMSHRAGEPSLPDPR; from the coding sequence ATGACGCTCACCGAGCTCGCCCGCCGGGTCGGGGTCACGCACGCGAACCTGTCGGTGCTCAAGAACGGCCGGGCCCGCGCGATCCGGTTCTCGACGCTGTCGGCGATCTGCGAGGCGCTGGGCTGCCAGCCGGGGGACCTGATGAGCCACCGGGCCGGGGAGCCGTCGCTCCCCGATCCCCGGTGA
- a CDS encoding LCP family protein has translation MRNAVPPPRHDAVAPGLRDGRPRRRGRRVLAVLLALVLVLLLAIGGVVAYLTSSIGGGIARIPDAFRGIDAGSRPATFGGTTFLLVGTDSRAEAPTTGTDAAPGVDAGSRRSDVIMLGTLAPDGEHASVVSIPRDSWVDIPGRGMNKINAAYAFGGAPLLIRTVEKLTGVRVDHFGVVDFAGFTSLVDSVGGIDVQVAQATSNAGVDFRAGENHLDGAQALAYVRQRYGLPNGDIDRAARQQNAIKALLATVQEKATTDPTALYAFATSVGDAVSVDDSLSDTGLVQLALENRNLRGSGVAFVTAPVAGLGREGEQSVVYLDERRSAQLWGAVRNGSVAQYADLNPTEALSATPS, from the coding sequence ATGCGCAACGCCGTCCCCCCGCCCCGGCACGACGCCGTCGCGCCCGGCCTGCGCGACGGACGGCCCCGGCGTCGCGGGCGGCGGGTGCTCGCCGTCCTTCTGGCGCTCGTCCTCGTGCTGCTCCTCGCGATCGGGGGTGTGGTCGCCTACCTGACCTCGAGCATCGGCGGTGGCATCGCCCGCATCCCGGACGCGTTCCGCGGGATCGACGCCGGCAGCCGTCCGGCGACGTTCGGCGGCACCACGTTCCTGCTCGTCGGCACCGACTCCCGCGCCGAGGCCCCCACCACCGGCACCGACGCCGCCCCGGGCGTCGACGCGGGCTCCCGGCGCTCCGACGTGATCATGCTCGGCACCCTCGCCCCCGACGGCGAGCACGCGAGCGTCGTGTCGATCCCGCGCGACTCCTGGGTCGACATCCCCGGCCGCGGCATGAACAAGATCAACGCCGCCTACGCGTTCGGTGGCGCCCCGCTGCTCATCCGGACCGTGGAGAAGCTGACCGGGGTGCGGGTGGACCACTTCGGCGTCGTCGACTTCGCCGGGTTCACCTCGCTCGTCGACTCCGTCGGCGGCATCGACGTGCAGGTGGCGCAGGCGACGAGCAATGCCGGCGTCGACTTCCGGGCGGGGGAGAACCACCTGGACGGCGCCCAGGCGCTGGCCTACGTGCGCCAGCGCTACGGCCTCCCGAACGGCGACATCGACCGCGCCGCCCGCCAGCAGAACGCCATCAAGGCACTGCTCGCGACGGTCCAGGAGAAGGCCACGACCGACCCGACCGCGCTCTACGCGTTCGCGACCAGCGTCGGCGACGCGGTGAGCGTGGACGACTCGCTGTCCGACACCGGGCTGGTGCAGCTGGCCCTGGAGAACCGCAACCTGCGCGGCTCGGGTGTGGCGTTCGTGACCGCGCCGGTGGCCGGACTGGGGCGCGAGGGGGAGCAGTCGGTCGTCTACCTCGACGAGCGGCGCAGCGCGCAGCTGTGGGGGGCGGTGCGCAACGGGTCGGTGGCGCAGTACGCGGACCTGAATCCGACGGAGGCGCTGAGCGCGACGCCGTCCTGA
- a CDS encoding HNH endonuclease: MIVPGELRAVDPLPDDPVPAPGAELPTTARIPSGSRVLLLNASFEPLAVVTSKRAICLLLAGKAECLQEALEGAEFRSESLALPAPSVLRLSRYVRVPYRRSVPMTRAGVLRRDARRCAYCSRRADTIDHVIPRSRGGAHSWENCVAACKACNSKKADRLIEELGWTLRTAPAPPARNGAGVLVLAVEPLPAWEPWLGAAA; the protein is encoded by the coding sequence ATGATCGTCCCTGGCGAACTGAGAGCGGTCGATCCGCTCCCCGACGATCCCGTCCCGGCACCGGGGGCCGAGCTGCCGACCACGGCTCGGATCCCATCGGGGTCCCGGGTCCTGCTCCTCAACGCCAGCTTCGAACCGCTGGCCGTGGTCACGTCCAAGCGCGCCATCTGCCTGCTGCTCGCCGGTAAGGCCGAGTGTCTCCAGGAGGCGCTCGAGGGCGCGGAGTTCCGTTCCGAGAGTCTCGCTCTCCCGGCACCGTCCGTCCTGCGGCTCTCCCGCTACGTCCGGGTGCCCTACCGCCGATCGGTGCCCATGACCCGGGCCGGTGTGCTCCGTCGTGACGCCCGACGCTGCGCGTACTGCAGCAGACGCGCCGACACCATCGACCACGTGATCCCCCGCAGCCGCGGCGGGGCGCACAGCTGGGAGAACTGCGTCGCGGCATGCAAGGCCTGCAACTCGAAGAAGGCGGACCGTCTCATCGAGGAACTGGGCTGGACCCTGCGGACGGCGCCGGCGCCGCCCGCGAGGAACGGGGCGGGGGTGCTCGTCCTGGCGGTGGAACCACTGCCCGCCTGGGAGCCCTGGCTGGGCGCCGCGGCCTGA
- a CDS encoding cystathionine gamma-lyase gives MLGDGTRCVRGGEHDVHAVGDPVHRGPVLTSTYHLGRPEEADQGADFYARADNPTWREFEAAVGELDGGPCTVFPSGMAAIAAVLRAFTGAGRGVLLPSDGYYVARLLADEELAPLGVPVAYCATAGDWASAIARHRPALVMLETPSNPGLEVCDVAAVAAAAHAAGAVVAVDNTTCTPLGQQPLALGADLVVASDTKALSGHGDLLLGHVSAADPVHHERVRAFRTRGGAIAGPMETWLALRGLGTLDLRLARQAENARALAVALRETPGVHDVRWPGLADDPSHVLARTQMRRWNGILRFTLADTHAVSEFLARTTLVDSATSFGGLRTAADRRARWGDAVPDGLVRLSCGVEDTGDLLADVIGALGG, from the coding sequence ATGCTCGGAGACGGCACCCGCTGCGTGCGCGGCGGGGAGCACGACGTCCACGCCGTCGGCGATCCGGTGCACCGAGGGCCGGTGCTGACCAGCACCTACCACCTCGGCCGCCCGGAGGAGGCCGACCAGGGCGCGGACTTCTACGCCCGCGCGGACAACCCGACGTGGCGGGAGTTCGAGGCCGCCGTCGGCGAGCTCGACGGCGGGCCGTGCACGGTGTTCCCGTCCGGGATGGCCGCGATCGCCGCGGTCCTGCGTGCGTTCACCGGCGCCGGGCGCGGCGTGCTGCTGCCCAGCGACGGCTACTACGTCGCACGCCTGCTCGCCGACGAGGAGCTCGCCCCGCTCGGGGTGCCGGTCGCCTACTGCGCGACCGCGGGCGACTGGGCCTCGGCGATCGCCCGGCACCGGCCCGCACTGGTGATGCTGGAGACGCCGTCGAACCCCGGCCTGGAGGTCTGCGACGTCGCCGCGGTCGCCGCCGCCGCGCACGCGGCCGGGGCGGTCGTCGCCGTCGACAACACCACGTGCACCCCGCTCGGGCAGCAGCCGCTCGCGCTCGGCGCGGACCTCGTCGTCGCCAGCGACACCAAGGCGCTGTCCGGGCACGGGGACCTGCTGCTCGGGCACGTGTCCGCGGCCGACCCGGTGCACCACGAGCGGGTCCGCGCCTTCCGCACCCGCGGCGGCGCGATCGCCGGGCCGATGGAGACGTGGCTGGCGCTGCGCGGGCTCGGCACCCTGGACCTGCGGCTGGCCCGGCAGGCCGAGAACGCCCGCGCGCTCGCCGTCGCGCTGCGGGAGACCCCGGGCGTGCACGACGTGCGCTGGCCAGGGCTGGCCGACGACCCGTCGCACGTGCTCGCCCGGACCCAGATGCGGCGCTGGAACGGGATCCTGCGGTTCACCCTGGCCGACACCCACGCCGTCTCGGAGTTCCTGGCCCGCACGACGCTGGTCGACTCGGCGACGAGCTTCGGCGGGCTGCGCACCGCTGCGGACCGGCGGGCGCGCTGGGGCGACGCGGTGCCGGACGGTCTGGTGCGGCTGTCCTGCGGTGTCGAGGACACCGGCGACCTCCTCGCGGACGTGATCGGCGCACTCGGGGGCTGA
- a CDS encoding NAD(P)H-dependent glycerol-3-phosphate dehydrogenase, translated as MSVPPAPSFGERPVNEPVHSIHRVAVLGAGSWGTAFAKVLGDAGRDVRLWARRAEVAEAINADRRNPDYLSDVALPDTLRATHDAAEALDGADAVILAVPSQSLRDNLERWRDLVPAGVILTSLAKGVELGTLKRMTEVIDDVTGVGVDRLAVVSGPNLAAEIAHEQPTATVIACEDHDRAVALQTACATGYFRAYTNTDVVGAELGGAGKNVIALAVGVASGMGLGDNSRASLITRGLAEMSRLGMALGASPLTFAGLAGMGDLVATCSSPLSRNRTFGEQLGRGASLAEAEKANHGQVAEGVKSCLSICELGERAGVELPIADAVRRVCHEGMTAHQMAKELISRAPKPE; from the coding sequence ATGAGCGTCCCCCCGGCCCCGTCGTTCGGGGAGCGTCCGGTCAACGAACCCGTGCACTCGATCCACCGCGTCGCCGTGCTCGGCGCGGGCAGCTGGGGCACCGCGTTCGCGAAGGTCCTCGGCGACGCCGGCCGCGACGTGCGGCTGTGGGCCCGCCGGGCGGAGGTGGCCGAGGCGATCAACGCCGACCGGCGCAACCCCGACTACCTGTCCGACGTCGCGCTGCCGGACACGCTGCGGGCCACCCACGACGCGGCCGAGGCCCTCGACGGGGCCGACGCGGTGATCCTCGCGGTGCCGTCGCAGTCGCTGCGCGACAACCTGGAGCGCTGGCGCGACCTGGTCCCGGCCGGGGTCATCCTCACCAGCCTGGCCAAGGGCGTCGAGCTGGGGACGCTCAAGCGGATGACCGAGGTCATCGACGACGTCACCGGCGTCGGGGTGGATCGGCTCGCCGTGGTGTCCGGGCCGAACCTGGCCGCGGAGATCGCCCACGAGCAGCCGACGGCCACCGTCATCGCGTGCGAGGACCACGACCGTGCGGTGGCGCTGCAGACCGCCTGTGCGACCGGTTACTTCCGCGCCTACACCAACACCGACGTCGTCGGGGCGGAGCTGGGCGGGGCGGGCAAGAACGTCATCGCGCTGGCCGTCGGCGTCGCGTCCGGGATGGGGCTGGGCGACAACTCGCGGGCGTCGCTGATCACCCGCGGGCTGGCCGAGATGTCCCGGCTCGGGATGGCGCTCGGTGCCTCGCCGCTGACCTTCGCCGGCCTGGCCGGCATGGGCGACCTGGTGGCGACGTGCAGCTCCCCGCTGTCGCGCAACCGCACCTTCGGCGAGCAGCTCGGCCGCGGCGCGAGTCTCGCCGAGGCGGAGAAGGCCAACCACGGCCAGGTCGCCGAGGGCGTGAAGTCCTGCCTGTCGATCTGCGAGCTCGGTGAGCGCGCCGGGGTGGAGCTGCCCATCGCCGACGCGGTGCGCCGGGTCTGCCACGAGGGCATGACCGCCCACCAGATGGCCAAGGAACTGATCTCCCGGGCCCCGAAGCCGGAGTGA
- a CDS encoding lysophospholipid acyltransferase family protein, which yields MAREKGGFWVGFAVPFFYSIGWLTGRPRYQGREHLPARGGALLVGNHISHLDPIHTGTYVHSAGRVPRFLAKSSLWQVPVLGQVLRGSGQIPVYRDSADAQQSLAAGTQALADGKIVIIYPEGTITRDPDGWPMRSRTGVARMALASDVPVIPMVHWGTREVLNGYEKKFRPLPRTDVVLRAGDPVDLSAYRGRPLDAHILREVTDLIMGRVRELLAEVRDEDAPEEFYRRRPESEAGR from the coding sequence GTGGCACGCGAGAAGGGCGGATTCTGGGTCGGTTTCGCCGTCCCGTTCTTCTACTCGATCGGCTGGCTCACCGGCCGGCCGCGCTACCAGGGCCGTGAGCACCTCCCGGCCCGGGGCGGCGCGCTGCTGGTCGGCAACCACATCTCGCACCTGGACCCGATCCACACCGGGACCTACGTGCACAGCGCGGGGCGGGTGCCCCGGTTCCTGGCCAAGAGCAGCCTGTGGCAGGTGCCGGTGCTCGGGCAGGTGCTGCGCGGCTCGGGGCAGATCCCGGTCTACCGCGACTCCGCCGACGCCCAGCAGAGCCTGGCCGCCGGGACGCAGGCCCTGGCCGACGGCAAGATCGTCATCATCTATCCGGAGGGCACCATCACCCGCGACCCCGACGGGTGGCCGATGCGCTCGCGCACCGGCGTCGCGCGGATGGCGCTGGCCTCGGACGTGCCGGTCATCCCGATGGTGCACTGGGGGACCCGCGAGGTCCTGAACGGCTACGAGAAGAAGTTCCGCCCGCTGCCGCGCACCGATGTCGTGCTGCGCGCGGGGGACCCGGTGGACCTGAGCGCGTACCGCGGGCGCCCGCTGGACGCCCACATCCTGCGCGAGGTCACCGACCTGATCATGGGACGGGTGCGGGAGCTGCTCGCCGAGGTCCGCGACGAGGACGCGCCGGAGGAGTTCTACCGCCGCCGCCCGGAGAGCGAGGCGGGCCGATGA
- the cofC gene encoding 2-phospho-L-lactate guanylyltransferase — MRVDLVVPVKPLPRAKTRLRGAADGGVGDLDAHQRLALALARDTVAAAVAATAVRHVLVISSDPAVAMEVGALGAEVVTDPGRRLNGALRHGAALLRSRDPHAALGALQADLPALRPAELDDAVAAAAVLFAAGATRAFQPDAPGEGTTLLLVAPGHDLDPHFGRGSAARHSASGARPLPGDRPGLRRDVDTAADLDDAVALGVGVWTRAVVDARHGPPATPHPPGCPPPGDAVARRCGTPRT, encoded by the coding sequence CTGCGGGTGGACCTGGTCGTACCGGTGAAACCGCTGCCCCGCGCCAAGACCCGGCTGCGCGGTGCCGCCGACGGCGGGGTGGGTGATCTCGACGCGCACCAGCGGCTCGCGCTGGCCCTGGCCCGCGACACGGTGGCCGCCGCCGTCGCCGCGACGGCGGTCCGGCACGTGCTGGTGATCTCCTCGGACCCGGCGGTGGCGATGGAGGTCGGCGCGCTCGGCGCGGAGGTCGTCACCGACCCCGGCCGCCGGCTCAACGGCGCGCTGCGCCACGGTGCCGCGCTGCTGCGATCGCGCGACCCGCACGCCGCGCTGGGGGCGCTGCAGGCCGACCTGCCCGCGCTGCGCCCGGCCGAGCTCGACGACGCCGTCGCCGCGGCCGCCGTGCTGTTCGCCGCCGGCGCGACCCGAGCCTTCCAGCCCGACGCCCCCGGCGAGGGCACCACGCTGCTGCTCGTCGCGCCGGGCCACGACCTCGACCCGCACTTCGGCCGCGGGTCGGCCGCCCGGCACAGCGCCTCCGGGGCACGCCCGCTGCCCGGTGACCGTCCCGGTCTGCGCCGCGACGTCGACACCGCCGCCGACCTCGACGACGCCGTCGCCCTCGGGGTGGGGGTGTGGACCCGGGCCGTGGTCGACGCCCGGCACGGGCCGCCCGCCACACCTCACCCACCCGGATGTCCCCCGCCCGGTGACGCCGTCGCCCGACGGTGTGGCACACCACGTACGTGA